A segment of the Allosaccharopolyspora coralli genome:
GACGAGCCGCCGCGAAGGCAGCGACCGACACGCCGCTGGATGTCCTGGGGAGCCTGGATCGTCGGCGTACTGGGTGTCCTCACCGCGCTACTCGTGCCGTTCGCACCGGTGCTGGCGGACGAAACCACGGTCACCTGGCCGCAGGCCGGTGAACAGCCCGCACCGACAACGGCGTTCTTCGTGCCGTACGCGCCCGCCGAGGTCACCGTCGAGATCCCGTGCGAGGTCGTGCGCACGGCTCAGGGCGCCGATCCGCCCACGACCGTGGTCTCCAGTGCGCTGCCGGGACAGTCCGCGAAGGGTTTCGAGGTCGCGGGCACCGCAGAGGACCTTCGTGTGCTGGTCGGCGGACGCGAGATCCACCGCGCGCCGCTTCCGGAGGGCGCGTGCGACGTCCGGTTGGAGACCACTCCGGAGCGCAGCGTCCTCAGCGTCGGCGGAGAGCAGGTCGCGGACTCGACCGCGCACGTGCGCGAGATCTCCGTGTTCACCACCGACCTCTCCCCCGCCGATGCCGACGGCATGTCGGTGCAGGCGCGGACAAGCACGTGGTTCGACAGCGTGCCCACCACGGCGAAGCTGTGGCTGATCGGTGTGCAGCTGGCCTTGGCCGCCGCGGCACTGACCTGGATGGTCCTCAGCGACCGGCGCCGCGGCGTGTTCCGAGCCCGACCTCGGCGAAACCGCGGACCGCGTCCCCGCTGGCCACGCGCCTGTGTGGATGCCGTGGTCGTCGCCGCGCTCACCGCGTGGGCGGTGCTCGGCCCTCGAACGCCGGACGACGGCTTCACCGAGGGCATCGTCCGCAATGCGCTGGAGACCGGCGCGTTCACGAACTACTACCGCTGGGAGAACGCGGCGGAGGCACCGTTCATGCTCGTGCTGAACCTGGTGTCACCGCTGGTGGCCATGGAGGCGGACCCGCTGACGATGCGGGTGCCGAGCACTGTGGCGGCGCTGCTCACGTGGCTGCTGATCAGCCGTGGCATTCTGCCGGTGGTGCTCCCCCGACACGCCCGGCTGTGGTGGGTGCGCGTGGTGACCGCCGCGAGCCTGCTGGCGTGGTGGATGCCGTTCAACCTGGGCGTCCGGCCGGAGCCGTTCGTGGCGCTCGGAGTGACCGTGGCGTTGACGTGCCTGGTGCGGGGCAGCGTGCGGGAGCGCACTCCGTGCCTGACGCTGCTCGGGCTGGGCGGTCTGGCCGCAGGGCTCACGATCGCGGTCAACCCGGTCGGCGTGACCGCGCTGGCACCGGTGCTGCTGCTGGCCCCGACGTTCTGGCGCGCGCTGCGGAACTCGGCCACCGACGGGCAGCGACCGGCGATCGCGGCCTGGGGGACGTTGACGCTGATCGGCTGCCTGGGCGCGGTCGGTGTGGTCGCGATGTTCGCCGACCAGTCCTTGCACGGTGCGCTGCGGGCCACCGACATGCACAGCTTCTACGGCCCGAACGTCTCGTGGTTCCAGGAAATCTCCCGGTACGAGTACCTGCTCGGCTTCGACAGGGCCGTGCCGGAACAGGGCGGCATGGGACGGCGGCTACCGGTGTTGAGCACGCTCGCCCTGCTGGCCTGCGCGGTGCTGTTGCTGGCGAGAGGCGCCGGACGCCTGCCGGGGATGCGCAGCAGCTTCGTTCCGGTCGGCGCGTTCGCGCTCGGCCTCGTGGTGCTGTGGTTGACCCCGTCGAAGTGGTCGCACTACTTCGGCGCGCTCGCTGGGCTGGGCGCGACGGCGCTGACCACCGCCGTCGTCCTGGTGTGTGTCGCCGCGCGCCACTGGTCCCGGGACCGGGTGGTGCTCGGTGTGGGTGCGTTCGGCGCAGGTGCCGCCGTGCTCGCCGCGAGCCTGTCGTTCTCCGGGGAGAACGAGTGGTTCCTCTACTCCAGCTTCGGTGTTCCCCGCGACGACGGCCCGTTCCGTCCGTTCAACAGTCCGCTGTTCTGGGCGCTGCTGGTGGCCGTGACACTGGCCGTGCCGCTGTTGCCGAGGCTCCGGGCGGCGGTGTCCGCGCGCAGTGTGCTGGCACGGATGCCTGCGCTGGTCGCCTCGACCACGATGATCCTCACCGTCGTGGTGCTGCTCGTCTCGTTCGCGGTCGCGCCGAGCAGAATGTGGGGCAGCTACTCGGTCGGCGGTCAGAACGTGGCGCACCTGACCGGCACGAGCTGCGGCATCGTGGACCGCCTCGTGACCACGCGCGACGCGCCGGACGGTGTGCTGCAGCCGGTCTTCGGTGCGGACGAACTGGACGGGTTCGTCCCCGAGGGCGGTTATCCGAGTACCTCGCCCGCTCCCGCGCCGGTGGGCACGGGCAGCGCCGAGTACCTGTGGGGCAGCATCGACGGGGACACGAGGACGACCGGGAACATGACCAGCCGGTGGTTCGAGCTGGACGACGTCGGGGCCCGTCAGGAGTTGGCGCTCTCGGTCGCCGGCCGGACCGGCGACGGCAACCGGCTCGCGCTGGAGTTCGGCACGTCCGACGGAGACAACGCACCGCAGCCCGTGGGCGAGCGCGTGCTCGACGACGCCTACAAGGACTCCGACGAACGGCCGACGTACCCGACGCAACGCGAGGTCGAAGACCGGCCGCAGGACAACCCGGCGTGGCGCACGCTCTACGTCTCCTCGGACGAGGTACCGGAGGAAGCCGACCGAGTCAGGGTGCGTGCGGTCGACGCCACCACGGACTCGGGGGGCTGGCTCGCCACCACCGGGCCCCGCCTCCGCGACATCAGGCCGGTCCAGCAGTTCCTCCAGGACCGGGAGTCGGTGTACGTGGACTGGTCGATGGTCTGGGACGCGCCGTGCGTACGCCGGTCCCCCGAGGTCGGGCACGGCTTGGCCGAAGCGCCACGGACGCTGTTGCTTCCGCCGGACAGACTGGGCTTCTCGGGAGACGCGGCGTTCGTGCGGGGCGCGGGCGGCAGCTTCGCACCGATGGACGAGGTCGGTACCCGGACCACGATTCCGACCCGTTTGCAGGGCGTCGAGGACAAGCCCGAGTACGAGGACTGGGGCGAGCTGGTGACCGTGT
Coding sequences within it:
- a CDS encoding arabinosyltransferase domain-containing protein; its protein translation is MSDEPPRRQRPTRRWMSWGAWIVGVLGVLTALLVPFAPVLADETTVTWPQAGEQPAPTTAFFVPYAPAEVTVEIPCEVVRTAQGADPPTTVVSSALPGQSAKGFEVAGTAEDLRVLVGGREIHRAPLPEGACDVRLETTPERSVLSVGGEQVADSTAHVREISVFTTDLSPADADGMSVQARTSTWFDSVPTTAKLWLIGVQLALAAAALTWMVLSDRRRGVFRARPRRNRGPRPRWPRACVDAVVVAALTAWAVLGPRTPDDGFTEGIVRNALETGAFTNYYRWENAAEAPFMLVLNLVSPLVAMEADPLTMRVPSTVAALLTWLLISRGILPVVLPRHARLWWVRVVTAASLLAWWMPFNLGVRPEPFVALGVTVALTCLVRGSVRERTPCLTLLGLGGLAAGLTIAVNPVGVTALAPVLLLAPTFWRALRNSATDGQRPAIAAWGTLTLIGCLGAVGVVAMFADQSLHGALRATDMHSFYGPNVSWFQEISRYEYLLGFDRAVPEQGGMGRRLPVLSTLALLACAVLLLARGAGRLPGMRSSFVPVGAFALGLVVLWLTPSKWSHYFGALAGLGATALTTAVVLVCVAARHWSRDRVVLGVGAFGAGAAVLAASLSFSGENEWFLYSSFGVPRDDGPFRPFNSPLFWALLVAVTLAVPLLPRLRAAVSARSVLARMPALVASTTMILTVVVLLVSFAVAPSRMWGSYSVGGQNVAHLTGTSCGIVDRLVTTRDAPDGVLQPVFGADELDGFVPEGGYPSTSPAPAPVGTGSAEYLWGSIDGDTRTTGNMTSRWFELDDVGARQELALSVAGRTGDGNRLALEFGTSDGDNAPQPVGERVLDDAYKDSDERPTYPTQREVEDRPQDNPAWRTLYVSSDEVPEEADRVRVRAVDATTDSGGWLATTGPRLRDIRPVQQFLQDRESVYVDWSMVWDAPCVRRSPEVGHGLAEAPRTLLLPPDRLGFSGDAAFVRGAGGSFAPMDEVGTRTTIPTRLQGVEDKPEYEDWGELVTVSYPIQRDAYDTRTSRDRQWGWEGARPPLGYSAE